In Mycobacterium branderi, the DNA window CAGTGCCGCCGTTGCCGTCGTTCAAGCCGCCGGCCGACCTGGGCGCCAACTGCCAGTACCCGCCGTCGCCGGAACCGGCCAGCAAGCCGGCCAAGCCGCCGCGGACCGGCAAGGTGCCCACCGACCCGGCCACCGTCAGCGCCAGCATGGTCACCGATCAGGGCAAGGTCGGGTTGATGTTGGACAACGGCAAATCGCCGTGCACCGTCAACAGTTTCGCCAGCCTGGCGCAGCAGGGCTTCTTCAACGACACCCAATGCCACCGGCTGACAACGTCGCCGACGCTGTCCGTCCTGCAGTGCGGCGACCCGAAGGGCGACGGCACCGGCGGGCCGGGTTACCAGTTCGCCAACGAATATCCGACCGACCAATACCCGCCGAACGACCCCGCCCTGCACCAGCCCGTCGTCTACCCGCGCGGCACGCTGGCGATGGCCAACGCCGGTCCGGGCACCAACAGCAGCCAGTTCTTCATGGTCTACAAGGACTCGCAATTGCCGCCCGAGTACACGGTGTTCGGCACTATCCAAGACGATGGACTGGCCACCCTGGACAAGATCGCCAAAGCCGGCGTCGCCGGCGGCGGCGAGGACGGCGCACCTGCCACCCCGGTGACGATCAAGTCGCTGATGCTCGACTAGCCAGGCTGGCAACCGCAATCAAGTCGCGGACCCGCCGTGGGGCAGGTTGTTGCCCGGGGTGAACCAGGCCACTTTGGCATTCCAGGAGCGCGCCGATCCGTACGCGAAACCGATGGCGCCCAGGCATGCGCACAACCACACGGGCAGCGTGATATCCGCCCCGAGCTCCGCCGTGACCACCTGGATGGCCGTCGCGGCCACACCGAAGCCGGCCGAGATCAGATACAGGTTGACCGTCGCCGTCGAGCGGGGATCCTTACGCAAGATGAGCAGGACCCTGCCCGCGTAGCCGAACAAGTAGATCAGCAAGGCGCCCAACACCAGCCAATAGGCACCGAACCAGACCGTGCTGACGTGCGCCGGGAACAAGTCAGGGTGATAGCCCTCGTCGGCGACGATGAACACCGCCACCAGTAGCGGAATGCCAAGCCGCAGCGGGGTTTCGATGTGGCGGCGAAACAGGATGCGCAGCGCCCGCGTGTCACCCAGGCGGGCCAGCCCGTGAAGAATGATGGCCGTCACCGCGGCGATCAGGCAGATGTGGCCCAGCAGATCCTCCACATTCCATCGGCCGGTGATGCGGTGCAGCGGCGGACCCAGCGTCGCCGACGCCCACGGCGACATCAGCAGCACCGCACAACCCTGCAGGGCGATATTGAGGCTCGCGCCAGCTTCCCAGCGGGACCGCCAGGTGTGGCGGCGGATCCACAGACTGCAGAAGATGGCGGCCAGCGTGGCGAGGATGAGTGCGGACATCATTGTCATCACCCAACTTACCCGCAATTCGGTCAGACCGGCGGGGTGCTGGAATCGGGTTGAAGGTCGCGCAATCTGGTGCGATGGGGCGCTGACTCCACGTATTCGATGACCGCCTCCGGCGGGATCAACCCGTAGCGCACCTGCAGGTCGACCGGATTGAGCCCGAAGTACTCGGCGGCTCTGATCAGGTTGTCGGCCGTGACGAGCCTGCCCTCGCGAGCCGCCTTGTAGTAGGCCGACTTTCGGTAACCGAACGCCTCGTATACCTCGGTGGCGGCAAGGGGCCTGCCGACCAGGTAGGGCAGCACCACCGCAGGGTCTTTATCGCGGTCGTCCATGGCCACAAATGATGCTCTCGATGGACAAGGGACCGATTACGTGGACGTAAAAACTGTATTAACTACCTAAGTTCACTTTTGCAGACTACTGTTCTTTTATATAGCCCAGGCGGGAGAACACCATGTCTGCATGCCAGCGCAGCAAGGCCCGGCGACTCGCGCAACGGGCAGTGGTCACCGCCGCCGGCGTGCTGGTGATGCTCAGCGGCGCTGGTGTCACCGGCCTACCCGGACAGGCCCGCGCGGATAATCCGCAGTGCGTCGCGGACCAGACGGATCCGTGTCCGGCACCGGTGGAGGGTTCGGCCGATACGGCAAGCCAATCCCGTATGCAGCCGACGAGTCGACCCCACATACGCAGGCTCTGCCAGCCCGCGAGGATTGGGGCGTTCTGCTACCAGATCCGAGTGCGCTGAGCGTTACGCCGCTGACGTCACCCGGTAGACGTCGTAGACGCCTTCGACGTTGCGGACGACGTCGAGCAGATGTCCCAGGTGCTTGGGGTCACCCATTTCGAAGGTGAACCTGCTGACCGCCACCCGGTCGTTCGACGTCGTCACCGAGGCCGACAGGATGTTCACCTTCTCGTCGGCCAGCACCCGGGTCACGTCGGAGAGCAGCCGATGCCGGTCGAGCGCCTCGACCTGGATCGCCACCAGGAACACCGACGACGGCGACGGCGCCCAGTGCACCTCGATGATGCGCTCCGACTGCTGTTGCAGCGACGCGGCATTGGTGCAGTCGGTGCGGTGCACGCTGACCCCGCCGCCCCGGGTGACGAACCCCATGATCGCGTCGCCCGGTACCGGCGTGCAGCATTTGGCCAGCTTGGTCAGCACCCCGGGGGCGCCCGGTACCGCGACGCCCGTGTCGTCGGTGCTGCGCGGGCGTCGCAGCATGGTCGCCGGGGTGGACCGCTCGGCGAGGTCCTCCTCGGCCTGGTCGATGCCGCCCAGTTCGGCCACCAGCCGCTGCACCACATGCTTGGCCGAGACGTGCCCTTCGCCGATCGCGGTGTAGAGGGCCGACACGTCGGCGTAGTGCAGCTCGTTGGCTACCGCGGCCATCGACCCGCCATTGACCAAGCGCTGCAACGGAAGTCCGCCACGGCGAACCTCGCGGGCCATCGCCTCCTTGCCGGCCTCCAGCGCTTCCTCGCGGCGTTCTTTGGCGAACCACTGGCGGATCTTGGTCTTGGCGCGCGGCGACACCACGAACTGCTGCCAGTCCCGCGACGGCCCGGCGTTGGGCGCCTTGGACGTGAAAACCTCGACGACTTCCCCGTTTTCGAGCTTGCGCTCCAGCGCTACCAGCCGGCCGTTGACGCGGGCGCCGATGCAGCGGTGGCCGACCTCGGTGTGCACGGCATAGGCGAAGTCCACCGGTGTTGACCCGGTGGGCAGCGTGATCACGTCGCCCTTCGGGGTGAACACGAAAATCTCTTGCACCGCAAGGTCGTAACGCAGCGATTCCAGGAATTCGCCTGGGTCGGCGGCCTCACGTTGCCAGTCGAGCAACTGCCGCATCCATGCCATGTCGTCGATCTCGGCGGCGGCGTGCGGGTGCGGAACACCGTTGCGGCCCTTGGCTTCCTTGTAGCGCCAGTGCGCGGCGATGCCGTATTCGGCGGTGCGGTGCATGTCGCGGGTGCGGATCTGCACCTCCAGCGGCTTGCCCTCCGGGCCGACGACGGTGGTGTGCAACGACTGGTACACCCCGTAGCGTGGCTGGGCGATGTAGTCCTTGAATCGGCCCGCCATCGGCTGCCACAGCGAATGCACCACGCCCACAGCGGCGTAACAGTCGCGGATCTCGTCGCAGAGGATCCGGATGCCGACCAGGTCGTGGATGTCGTCGAAGTCGCGGCCCTTGACGATCATCTTCTGATAGATCGACCAGTAGTGCTTGGGCCGGCCCTCGACCACCGCGTTGATCTTGGATGCGCTTAGCGTGGCGACGATCTCGTCGCGCACCTTGGCCAGGTAGGTGTCCCGCGACGGGGCCCGGTCGGCCACCAGTCGCACGATCTCCTCGTACTTCTTGGGGTGCAGGATCGCGAACGCCAGATCCTCCAGCTCCCACTTGACGGTCGCCATTCCCAGCCGATGTGCCAGCGGCGCAATGACTTCCAGCGTTTCACGGGCCTTGCGGGCCTGCTTCTCCGGCGGCAGGAACCGCATCGTGCGCATGTTGTGCAGCCGGTCGGCGACCTTGATCACCAGCACCCGCGGGTCGCGCGCCATCGCGGTGATCATCTTGCGGATGGTCTCGCCCTCGGCGGCGCTGCCCAACACCACCCGGTCCAGCTTGGTCACGCCGTCGACCAGATGGCCGACCTCTTCGCCGAATTCCTCGGACAGCTGCGCCAAGGTGTAGCCGGTGTCCTCGACGGTGTCGTGCAGCAGGGCGGCCACCAGCGTGGTGGTGTCCATCCCCAGCTCGGCCAGGATGTTGGCGACGGCCAGCGGGTGGGTGATGTACGGGTCGCCGGAATGGCGCATCTGGTCGGCGTGTCGCTGCTCGGCGACCTCGTAGGCGCGCTGCAGGATCGACAGGTCGGCCTTGGGGTGAATCTCGCGGTGCACCGCCACCAGCGGCTCGAGCACCGGGCTGACCGTGCTGCGCTGGGCGGTCATTCGCCGCGCCAACCGTGCCCGCACCCGTCGCGACGCGCTGGTGGAGGTCTTCAGCCCGATCCGGGGCTCCGCCGGCAGGGCATCGGGGACCTGCAGCGGCTCGGTGGGCGGCTGGGTAGCCGTGCGCTGGTCGTCCGCCACGTTTGTCACCTCCGGCCTCCCAGGATATCGCTCGGACGGAGTCGTCATCATTTGATGACGGCTGCGAAAGCGGTGGTCCGGGGGTTGGCCGGCTCAAACAGTGCGCAGGCTGTGGACCGGCAACGGTGCGACCAGCTCCCGACCGCCCAGCCCGGCCAGCTCCAGCACCACGGCGGCGAGCGTCACGTGCGCGCCGCTGTGTTC includes these proteins:
- a CDS encoding peptidylprolyl isomerase, whose protein sequence is MPTNEQRRAAAKRKLERQLERQAEQARRRRLLAIIGLAVAVVVVIAAAVTTVLLTNREHKHNTASPTSSASPTTSAPGAAPAVPPLPSFKPPADLGANCQYPPSPEPASKPAKPPRTGKVPTDPATVSASMVTDQGKVGLMLDNGKSPCTVNSFASLAQQGFFNDTQCHRLTTSPTLSVLQCGDPKGDGTGGPGYQFANEYPTDQYPPNDPALHQPVVYPRGTLAMANAGPGTNSSQFFMVYKDSQLPPEYTVFGTIQDDGLATLDKIAKAGVAGGGEDGAPATPVTIKSLMLD
- a CDS encoding RelA/SpoT family protein, which gives rise to MADDQRTATQPPTEPLQVPDALPAEPRIGLKTSTSASRRVRARLARRMTAQRSTVSPVLEPLVAVHREIHPKADLSILQRAYEVAEQRHADQMRHSGDPYITHPLAVANILAELGMDTTTLVAALLHDTVEDTGYTLAQLSEEFGEEVGHLVDGVTKLDRVVLGSAAEGETIRKMITAMARDPRVLVIKVADRLHNMRTMRFLPPEKQARKARETLEVIAPLAHRLGMATVKWELEDLAFAILHPKKYEEIVRLVADRAPSRDTYLAKVRDEIVATLSASKINAVVEGRPKHYWSIYQKMIVKGRDFDDIHDLVGIRILCDEIRDCYAAVGVVHSLWQPMAGRFKDYIAQPRYGVYQSLHTTVVGPEGKPLEVQIRTRDMHRTAEYGIAAHWRYKEAKGRNGVPHPHAAAEIDDMAWMRQLLDWQREAADPGEFLESLRYDLAVQEIFVFTPKGDVITLPTGSTPVDFAYAVHTEVGHRCIGARVNGRLVALERKLENGEVVEVFTSKAPNAGPSRDWQQFVVSPRAKTKIRQWFAKERREEALEAGKEAMAREVRRGGLPLQRLVNGGSMAAVANELHYADVSALYTAIGEGHVSAKHVVQRLVAELGGIDQAEEDLAERSTPATMLRRPRSTDDTGVAVPGAPGVLTKLAKCCTPVPGDAIMGFVTRGGGVSVHRTDCTNAASLQQQSERIIEVHWAPSPSSVFLVAIQVEALDRHRLLSDVTRVLADEKVNILSASVTTSNDRVAVSRFTFEMGDPKHLGHLLDVVRNVEGVYDVYRVTSAA